The following are encoded in a window of Vidua macroura isolate BioBank_ID:100142 chromosome 26, ASM2450914v1, whole genome shotgun sequence genomic DNA:
- the HNRNPM gene encoding heterogeneous nuclear ribonucleoprotein M isoform X1 encodes MEESMKKAAEVLNKHSLGGRPLKVKEDPDGEHARRAMQKVMAAGGMGIGPGPGGPGMINIPPSILNNPNIPNEIIHALQAGRLGSTVFVANLDYKVGWKKLKEVFSMAGVVVRADILEDKDGKSRGIGTVTFEQAIEAVQAISMFNGQLLFDRPMHVKMDERAFPKGDFFPPERPQQLPHGLGGIGMGLGPGGQPIDANHLNKGMGMGNMGPGGMGMEGMGFGMNKMGGMEGPFGGMENIGRFPAGMNMGRMSEMDRAMGGGFEREFGRNEMGMSRSFGETLERGIGGGNASIPGIERMAPGIDRMGAGIERIPAGMGHGMERVGSEIDRMGLVLDRMGSNVERMGSGMERMAPLGIDHLAPNLERMGPGIERMGPGIERMGSGIGFGIERMGAAIDRVGGAMDRMGSGVERMGAGMDRMGIGLERMVPAGMGAGMGQVIERMPAGLERIGGPPMDRIGIERMGAAPMDRMGLERIGATNMERMGPPMGQGMGAGMERMGLAMGSNFERPMDMERGNFAGNFAGSLGGAGGPAPGVARKACQIFVRNLPFDFTWKMLKDKFNECGHVLYADIKMENGKSKGCGVVRFESPEVAERACRMMNGLQLRGREIDVRIDRNA; translated from the exons ATGGAGGAGAGCATGAAAAAGGCTGCTGAAGTTCTGAACAAGCACAGTCTTGGTGGGAGACCCCTGAAAGTGAAAGAA GACCCCGACGGGGAGCACGCCAGGAGGGCCATGCAGAAGGTgatggcagcaggagggatggGCATCGGGCCcggccctggtggccctggcatGATCAACATCCCCCCCAGCATCCTGAACAACCCCAACATCCCCAACGAGATCATCCACGCCCTGCAGGCCGGCCGCCTCGGCAGCACCGTCTTCGTGGCCAAC CTGGACTACAAGGTGGGCTGGAAGAAGCTGAAGGAGGTGTTCAGCATGGCTGGCGTGGTGGTCCGGGCCGACATCCTGGAGGACAAGGACGGCAAGAGCCGGGGCATCGGCACTGTCACCTTCGAGCAGGCCATCGAGGCCGTGCAGGCCATCT CGATGTTCAATGGGCAGCTGCTCTTTGACAGACCCATGCACGTCAAAATG GATGAACGAGCCTTCCCCAAAGGAGATTTCTTCCCTCCAGAGCGACCCCAACAACTCCCTC atGGTCTTGGTGGTATTGGCATGGGATTAGGACCTGGAGGTCAACCTATTGATGCAAATCATTTAAACAAAGGCATGGGAATGGGCAACATGGGACCTGGAG gaatgggaatggaaggCATGGGCTTTGGAATGAATAAAATGGGAG GAATGGAAGGTCCCTTTGGTGGCATGGAGAACATCGGCCGCTTCCCAGCTGGGATGAACATGGGCAGGATGAGTG AGATGGATCGGGCCATGGGAGGGGGATTTGAGAGGGAGTTTGGAAGAAATGAGATGGGAATGTCCCGGAGTTTTGGAGAGACCCTGGAGAGGGGAATAG GTGGTGGCAACGCCAGCATTCCTGGCATCGAGAGGATGGCCCCTGGCATCGATCGGATGGGCGCGGGGATCGAGCGGATCCCGGCCGGCATGGGGCACGGGATGGAGCGGGTGGGCTCGGAGATAGACAGGATGGGGCTGGTGCTGGACCGCATGGGCTCCAACGTGGAGCGGATGGGCTCGGGCATGGAGCGCATGGCCCCGCTGGGCATCGACCACCTGGCCCCCAACCTGGAGCGCATGGGGCCGGGCATCGAGCGCATGGGGCCGGGCATCGAGCGCATGGGCTCCGGCATCGGCTTCGGCATCGAGCGCATGGGCGCCGCCATCGACCGCGTGGGCGGCGCCATGGACAGGATGGGCTCGGGCGTGGAGCGCATGGGGGCGGGCATGGATAGGATGGGCATCGGCCTGGAGCGCATGGTGCCCGCCGGCATGGGCGCGGGCATGGGGCAGGTGATAGAGAGGATGCCCGCGGGGCTGGAGCGCATCGGGGGCCCGCCCATGGACAGGATCGGGATAGAGAGGATGGGAGCCGCCCCCATGGACAGGATGGGCCTGGAGCGCATCGGGGCCACCAACATGGAGAGGATGGGGCCGCCCATGGGGCAGGGCAtgggggcagggatggagcgcATGGGGCTGGCCATGGGCAGCAACTTTGAGCGGCCCATGGACATGGAGCGGGGCAACTTCGCAGGGAATTTTGCAGGGTCCCTGGGAGGAGCCGGAGGCCCTGCGCCCGGCGTGGCCCGGAAAGCCTGTCAGATATTTGTGAGAAAT CTGCCTTTTGATTTTACATGGAAAATGCTGAAAGATAAATTCAATGAATGTG GCCACGTGCTCTACGCCGACATCAAGATGGAGAACGGCAAGTCCAAGGGCTGCGGCGTGGTGCGGTTCGAGTCGCCGGAGGTGGCGGAGCGCGCGTGCCGCATGATGAACGGGCTGCAGCTGCGCGGCCGCGAGATCGACGTGCGGATCGACCGCAACGCCTAG
- the HNRNPM gene encoding heterogeneous nuclear ribonucleoprotein M isoform X2 has translation MEESMKKAAEVLNKHSLGGRPLKVKEDPDGEHARRAMQKVMAAGGMGIGPGPGGPGMINIPPSILNNPNIPNEIIHALQAGRLGSTVFVANLDYKVGWKKLKEVFSMAGVVVRADILEDKDGKSRGIGTVTFEQAIEAVQAISMFNGQLLFDRPMHVKMDERAFPKGDFFPPERPQQLPRMGMEGMGFGMNKMGGMEGPFGGMENIGRFPAGMNMGRMSEMDRAMGGGFEREFGRNEMGMSRSFGETLERGIGGGNASIPGIERMAPGIDRMGAGIERIPAGMGHGMERVGSEIDRMGLVLDRMGSNVERMGSGMERMAPLGIDHLAPNLERMGPGIERMGPGIERMGSGIGFGIERMGAAIDRVGGAMDRMGSGVERMGAGMDRMGIGLERMVPAGMGAGMGQVIERMPAGLERIGGPPMDRIGIERMGAAPMDRMGLERIGATNMERMGPPMGQGMGAGMERMGLAMGSNFERPMDMERGNFAGNFAGSLGGAGGPAPGVARKACQIFVRNLPFDFTWKMLKDKFNECGHVLYADIKMENGKSKGCGVVRFESPEVAERACRMMNGLQLRGREIDVRIDRNA, from the exons ATGGAGGAGAGCATGAAAAAGGCTGCTGAAGTTCTGAACAAGCACAGTCTTGGTGGGAGACCCCTGAAAGTGAAAGAA GACCCCGACGGGGAGCACGCCAGGAGGGCCATGCAGAAGGTgatggcagcaggagggatggGCATCGGGCCcggccctggtggccctggcatGATCAACATCCCCCCCAGCATCCTGAACAACCCCAACATCCCCAACGAGATCATCCACGCCCTGCAGGCCGGCCGCCTCGGCAGCACCGTCTTCGTGGCCAAC CTGGACTACAAGGTGGGCTGGAAGAAGCTGAAGGAGGTGTTCAGCATGGCTGGCGTGGTGGTCCGGGCCGACATCCTGGAGGACAAGGACGGCAAGAGCCGGGGCATCGGCACTGTCACCTTCGAGCAGGCCATCGAGGCCGTGCAGGCCATCT CGATGTTCAATGGGCAGCTGCTCTTTGACAGACCCATGCACGTCAAAATG GATGAACGAGCCTTCCCCAAAGGAGATTTCTTCCCTCCAGAGCGACCCCAACAACTCCCTC gaatgggaatggaaggCATGGGCTTTGGAATGAATAAAATGGGAG GAATGGAAGGTCCCTTTGGTGGCATGGAGAACATCGGCCGCTTCCCAGCTGGGATGAACATGGGCAGGATGAGTG AGATGGATCGGGCCATGGGAGGGGGATTTGAGAGGGAGTTTGGAAGAAATGAGATGGGAATGTCCCGGAGTTTTGGAGAGACCCTGGAGAGGGGAATAG GTGGTGGCAACGCCAGCATTCCTGGCATCGAGAGGATGGCCCCTGGCATCGATCGGATGGGCGCGGGGATCGAGCGGATCCCGGCCGGCATGGGGCACGGGATGGAGCGGGTGGGCTCGGAGATAGACAGGATGGGGCTGGTGCTGGACCGCATGGGCTCCAACGTGGAGCGGATGGGCTCGGGCATGGAGCGCATGGCCCCGCTGGGCATCGACCACCTGGCCCCCAACCTGGAGCGCATGGGGCCGGGCATCGAGCGCATGGGGCCGGGCATCGAGCGCATGGGCTCCGGCATCGGCTTCGGCATCGAGCGCATGGGCGCCGCCATCGACCGCGTGGGCGGCGCCATGGACAGGATGGGCTCGGGCGTGGAGCGCATGGGGGCGGGCATGGATAGGATGGGCATCGGCCTGGAGCGCATGGTGCCCGCCGGCATGGGCGCGGGCATGGGGCAGGTGATAGAGAGGATGCCCGCGGGGCTGGAGCGCATCGGGGGCCCGCCCATGGACAGGATCGGGATAGAGAGGATGGGAGCCGCCCCCATGGACAGGATGGGCCTGGAGCGCATCGGGGCCACCAACATGGAGAGGATGGGGCCGCCCATGGGGCAGGGCAtgggggcagggatggagcgcATGGGGCTGGCCATGGGCAGCAACTTTGAGCGGCCCATGGACATGGAGCGGGGCAACTTCGCAGGGAATTTTGCAGGGTCCCTGGGAGGAGCCGGAGGCCCTGCGCCCGGCGTGGCCCGGAAAGCCTGTCAGATATTTGTGAGAAAT CTGCCTTTTGATTTTACATGGAAAATGCTGAAAGATAAATTCAATGAATGTG GCCACGTGCTCTACGCCGACATCAAGATGGAGAACGGCAAGTCCAAGGGCTGCGGCGTGGTGCGGTTCGAGTCGCCGGAGGTGGCGGAGCGCGCGTGCCGCATGATGAACGGGCTGCAGCTGCGCGGCCGCGAGATCGACGTGCGGATCGACCGCAACGCCTAG